A genomic segment from Nicotiana tabacum cultivar K326 chromosome 9, ASM71507v2, whole genome shotgun sequence encodes:
- the LOC107802905 gene encoding metal tolerance protein 4 yields MEGEEVKNENKTPLLEGWKLSGSERRSSHRISRRNSVTSLRGDFLARLPEKVKSCVNDNGDVESCSNIDLSKSSCLTKGEKDYYEKQFETLKSFEEVDSIVASNCIDAEDLEEQAQHERAMKISNYANVLLLALKIYATVKSGSLAIAASTLDSLLDLMAGAILWLTHLSMKNINIYKYPIGKLRVQPVGIIIFAAVMATLGFQVLIQAVGQLVENKSPEKMTSDELFWLYAIMITATVVKLTLWLYCRSSGNNIVRAYAKDHYFDVVTNVVGLVAAVLGDKFYWWIDPVGALILAIYTISNWSGTVLENAASLVGQSAPPEYLQKLTYLVIRHPQVKRIDTVRAYTFGVLYFVEVDIELPEDLPLKEAHTIGETLQIKLEKLPDVERAFVHLDFECEHKPEHSVLSRLPNTEP; encoded by the exons ATGGAGGGAGAAGAAGTAAAGAATGAAAACAAGACGCCATTGTTAGAAGGGTGGAAGCTTAGTGGAAGTGAACGGCGGAGCAGCCACCGGATAAGTCGCCGGAATTCTGTAACATCTCTGAGgggtgatttcttggcaagattACCTGAAAAGGTCAAGTCTTGTGTTAATGATAATGGTGATGTTGAATCTTGCTCCAATATTGACCTTTCCAAATCCTCTTGCTTAACTAAAG GAGAAAAGGACTACTATGAAAAACAATTTGAGACATTGAAGTCATTTGAAGAAGTTGATTCCATTGTGGCATCTAACTGCATTGATGCTGAGGATCTTGAAGAACAAGCTCAACATGAGAGGGCGATGAAGATCTCCAATTACGCAAATGTTTTATTGCTAGCTCTTAAG ATCTATGCCACGGTGAAGAGTGGTTCCCTGGCTATTGCTGCATCTACATTGGATTCCTTACTTGATCTCATGGCTGGTGCCATACTGTGGTTGACTCACCTATCAATGAAAAATATCAACATCTACAAATATCCTATAGGGAAGTTGCGAGTGCAGCCAGTAGGAATTATTATATTTGCTGCTGTTATGGCTACACTTG GCTTTCAGGTGTTGATTCAGGCTGTAGGACAACTAGTTGAAAATAAATCTCCCGAAAAGATGACCTCGGATGAACTTTTCTGGTTGTATGCTATCATGATAACAGCCACAGTGGTAAAACTTACCCTTTGGCTCTACTGCAGAAGCTCAGGAAACAACATTGTACGTGCCTATGCAAAG GATCACTATTTTGACGTGGTAACTAATGTAGTCGGATTGGTAGCAGCTGTCCTTGGTGATAAGTTCTACTGGTGGATCGATCCCGTTGGCGCCCTTATCCTTGCAATTTATACAATCTCCAACTGGTCAGGAACTGTTTTAGAGAACGCAG CGTCATTGGTGGGACAGTCAGCGCCTCCCGAGTATTTGCAAAAGTTAACATATCTTGTTATAAGACATCCCCAAGTGAAGCGCATTGATACAGTTCGGGCATACACATTTGGTGTTTTGTACTTTGTAGAG GTTGATATTGAACTTCCAGAAGATTTGCCTTTAAAAGAAGCACATACTATTGGAGAAACTCTACAAATAAAGCTCGAGAAACTCCCTGACGTTGAACGAGCATTCGTTCATCTCGATTTTGAATGCGAACACAAACCAGAGCATTCTGTCCTCAGCAGGCTACCAAACACTGAACCTTAG